In Rhodothermales bacterium, a single window of DNA contains:
- a CDS encoding PhoH family protein — protein sequence MPEKRIVIDKAEPLLLFGFNDIYLRLIDESFPEVRITARGNEVHLSGDDSEIASVERVLDELTVLLNRNGNLTENDIHTVLALSHRGHSPANAGDGASGHTILFTPSGGSVKAKTANQLRLVEAARQNDIVFAIGPAGTGKTYTAVALAVAALKSKQAKRIVLCRPAVEAGERLGFLPGDLRDKVDPYLRPLYDALEDMLPRDKLKSYLEQNTVEIVPLAYMRGRTLNSAFVILDEAQNATALQMKMFLTRLGANSRAIITGDVTQTDLPIRETSGLVQASDVLQGIQGIAFIQFDQSDVVRHRLVKDIIEAYSRHSEEESSRRD from the coding sequence TTGCCCGAAAAACGCATTGTTATTGATAAAGCCGAGCCCCTGCTGCTGTTCGGCTTCAACGATATCTACCTTCGCCTCATTGACGAATCCTTCCCGGAAGTCCGGATAACGGCACGAGGCAATGAAGTCCACCTCAGCGGGGACGATTCGGAAATCGCTTCCGTGGAACGGGTCCTTGACGAACTGACGGTCCTGCTGAACCGGAACGGGAATCTGACCGAAAACGACATCCACACCGTGTTGGCGCTGTCGCACCGGGGACACTCGCCGGCCAACGCAGGCGACGGAGCGAGTGGGCACACCATCCTGTTCACGCCGTCGGGCGGCAGTGTCAAGGCCAAGACGGCCAACCAATTGCGTCTGGTCGAGGCCGCCCGTCAGAACGACATCGTGTTCGCCATTGGTCCTGCCGGTACCGGCAAGACCTACACGGCCGTCGCCCTGGCGGTTGCTGCCCTGAAGTCCAAGCAAGCCAAGCGGATTGTCCTGTGTCGTCCGGCGGTGGAGGCCGGTGAGCGGCTGGGGTTTCTACCGGGTGATCTCCGTGACAAGGTCGATCCATACCTGCGCCCGCTCTATGACGCCCTGGAGGACATGCTTCCTCGCGACAAGCTGAAATCCTATCTGGAGCAGAATACCGTGGAGATCGTGCCGCTGGCGTACATGCGAGGGCGCACACTGAACTCCGCCTTCGTCATCCTTGACGAAGCGCAGAACGCCACCGCCCTCCAGATGAAGATGTTCCTGACGCGTCTGGGAGCCAACAGCCGGGCCATCATCACCGGGGATGTGACCCAGACCGACCTGCCCATCCGCGAGACCTCAGGCCTGGTGCAGGCCAGTGACGTGTTGCAGGGTATCCAGGGGATCGCCTTCATCCAGTTCGACCAGTCGGACGTCGTACGCCATCGCCTGGTCAAGGACATCATCGAAGCCTACTCCCGTCATTCCGAAGAGGAGTCGTCGCGTCGGGACTGA
- a CDS encoding FliA/WhiG family RNA polymerase sigma factor, producing the protein MSQDLQTVAVQFVEDPSARNREAVVLAALPLVRSIVGRLNIPDHPLASREDLENVGQLGLLQALDGFDPERGTPFVSYAYGRIRGALVDYLRSIDALPRERRRLLAEAHHAMDTLRQELGDEPSDQDVAAHMNMSLVEYHTLLRDAQSRFSLSLHAPSGTGDDDGQTVIESIPNEDTLAAFEAIDRESLKDYIQTLINELPEREQTILALYYFENLTLREIAELMDRTEARISQILAKVLKTLRAQLAYMSNRAA; encoded by the coding sequence ATGTCACAGGATCTCCAAACCGTCGCCGTCCAGTTCGTCGAAGACCCTTCGGCCCGCAATCGCGAAGCGGTCGTACTGGCCGCCCTGCCATTGGTACGCTCCATAGTGGGAAGACTGAATATCCCCGACCACCCTCTGGCTTCACGGGAAGACCTGGAAAACGTGGGTCAGCTCGGCCTGCTGCAGGCGCTGGACGGATTCGATCCGGAACGGGGCACGCCGTTCGTATCCTATGCCTACGGACGCATCCGTGGGGCGCTCGTGGACTATCTCCGTTCGATCGATGCACTCCCGCGCGAACGCCGGCGACTGCTGGCCGAAGCGCATCATGCCATGGATACGCTTCGCCAGGAACTGGGCGACGAGCCCTCCGACCAGGACGTGGCTGCCCACATGAACATGTCCCTCGTGGAATACCACACGCTGTTGCGTGACGCCCAATCCCGCTTCTCCCTTTCGCTGCACGCCCCATCGGGTACCGGTGATGATGACGGCCAGACCGTGATCGAGTCCATCCCGAACGAAGACACGCTCGCAGCATTCGAGGCCATTGACCGGGAGAGCCTCAAGGACTACATCCAGACGCTCATCAACGAGCTTCCCGAGCGCGAACAGACCATCCTGGCCCTGTACTACTTCGAAAACCTGACGCTCCGCGAGATCGCCGAACTCATGGACCGGACCGAAGCCCGCATCTCCCAGATCCTGGCCAAAGTCCTGAAGACGCTCCGCGCACAGCTGGCCTACATGTCGAACCGGGCGGCCTAA
- the dapF gene encoding diaminopimelate epimerase gives MQRALVVEFTKMNGAGNDFIVIDNRFYHFSDAELQKLAVRYCPRRTGIGADGLLALNASHTADWRMRYVNADGSFGTMCGNGARCLAQFARAAGIPASGERSGVPVSNFVTDAGVYAAHVSPEGWVRLFVPPPRAFRSDVPMAAETPFPTACTIWTGTEHAVVFSDDVARLDLEVYGRPMRYSQALGDAGANVDYVQVTGPSRVKVRTWEKGVEAETLACGTGAVASALVAAHLGLVEGPVVTVVMPGGKLYVGCGGEPLNPTDVHLEGPAESVYRGTIEIMP, from the coding sequence ATGCAGAGAGCGCTTGTCGTCGAATTTACGAAAATGAATGGCGCCGGTAATGACTTCATCGTTATCGACAACCGGTTTTATCATTTTTCAGATGCCGAGCTGCAGAAGCTGGCTGTCCGTTATTGTCCCCGACGGACCGGCATCGGTGCAGATGGCTTGCTGGCGCTGAATGCTTCGCATACGGCCGACTGGCGCATGCGATATGTAAACGCTGACGGATCCTTCGGCACCATGTGCGGGAACGGCGCCCGCTGCCTCGCGCAATTCGCGCGAGCAGCGGGCATACCGGCATCCGGCGAGCGCTCCGGTGTCCCGGTCAGCAACTTCGTCACGGATGCCGGTGTCTACGCGGCTCACGTGTCCCCGGAGGGGTGGGTGCGCTTGTTCGTTCCGCCGCCCCGGGCGTTCCGGTCCGACGTACCCATGGCCGCGGAGACGCCGTTCCCGACCGCCTGTACCATTTGGACGGGTACCGAACATGCCGTCGTTTTTTCTGACGATGTAGCGCGCCTTGACCTTGAGGTTTACGGTCGGCCCATGCGGTACAGTCAGGCGCTCGGTGACGCCGGGGCCAACGTGGACTACGTTCAAGTCACAGGCCCGTCCCGGGTGAAGGTCCGTACGTGGGAAAAGGGGGTGGAAGCGGAAACCCTGGCGTGTGGAACCGGGGCCGTGGCGTCAGCCCTGGTGGCTGCCCACCTGGGTCTCGTTGAAGGTCCTGTCGTGACCGTGGTCATGCCCGGGGGGAAACTGTACGTGGGGTGCGGGGGCGAGCCGCTGAACCCCACGGACGTCCATCTGGAAGGACCGGCTGAGTCGGTCTATCGGGGCACGATTGAAATCATGCCGTGA
- a CDS encoding peptidyl-prolyl cis-trans isomerase has protein sequence MNQIRDNTGVILWILVFAFGVIWVLQDSGGLDTIGNVGNTIGSVNGDVISVEEYNNAIDAQVQGYQNQVGESMPPQMLDQTRERVFDQLVEARLREQEMDRLGIGVSDEELIDMVQGPDPHFIITQYFSDGEGGVDRTLLQNFIDNPEAAQDWINIEDYLRQERRRTKLDNLITATVRVSDAEVLADHRRRNRTVNVEFVALRHAALPDDSVAYTDRDLRAFYERNKEDFARKKSFSLSYVTISKAPTAADTAAVMADVAGLRDLFAEAEDDSTFLARNGSERPWNDSYFRADELDENIAAAVFENAEAGTVVGPIISGNEVHLVKIVDVRPPEDPAVRARHILFRAADGDAEARAAARQEANDVRRRILAGEDFADMAREFGDDGTSARGGDLGWFGPGRMVAEFEEAAFDAPVGRLVGPVETDFGYHLIEVTERATVEAQIADFALPLRASVATLNTAQGTLDDLQYFASEEGDFAAESERRGLQVQVVQVEEEQQFIPGIGNSRALQTFLETAKEGAVTEVIELNDVFLVAQLDGITEAGYQSFEDVKAQLEPRLRNELKADAQEARLQAALDASGFDGAAAAVGVPLRTAESIGFANMVVPGIGRDPKFVGTAFGLAEGEVSPVIQGETAVYVLRVTGVNEAPPMEPSQMESTRQQLLTQRQNQVRQQWLTTLRESADITDNRRLFLQ, from the coding sequence ATGAATCAGATCCGGGACAACACCGGAGTTATTCTTTGGATTCTCGTCTTCGCCTTTGGTGTCATCTGGGTCCTGCAGGACTCCGGTGGTCTCGATACCATCGGCAACGTCGGAAACACGATCGGATCCGTGAACGGTGACGTGATTTCGGTGGAGGAATACAATAACGCCATCGACGCGCAAGTACAGGGTTACCAGAACCAGGTGGGCGAAAGCATGCCCCCGCAGATGCTGGACCAGACCCGCGAACGCGTGTTCGACCAGCTCGTCGAAGCGCGACTGCGCGAGCAGGAAATGGACCGCTTGGGCATTGGCGTTTCCGATGAGGAGCTGATTGACATGGTCCAGGGACCGGATCCGCACTTCATCATCACCCAGTATTTCTCGGATGGTGAAGGTGGCGTTGACCGTACCCTGCTCCAGAACTTCATTGACAACCCTGAAGCCGCCCAGGACTGGATCAACATCGAGGACTACCTGCGCCAGGAACGGCGCCGGACGAAGTTGGACAACCTGATCACGGCCACTGTCCGCGTATCGGATGCGGAAGTATTGGCGGACCACCGCCGTCGGAATCGTACGGTCAATGTCGAATTCGTGGCGTTGCGTCACGCTGCCCTTCCTGACGACTCCGTCGCCTATACCGACCGTGATCTCCGCGCATTCTACGAACGGAACAAGGAGGACTTTGCGCGCAAGAAGTCGTTCAGCCTGTCCTATGTGACCATTTCCAAGGCGCCGACGGCGGCAGACACGGCGGCTGTCATGGCCGATGTCGCAGGACTCCGCGATCTCTTTGCCGAGGCCGAAGACGACTCCACGTTCCTGGCCCGGAACGGCTCGGAGCGCCCGTGGAACGATTCGTATTTCCGCGCAGACGAACTGGATGAGAATATTGCCGCCGCTGTTTTCGAGAATGCCGAGGCAGGGACGGTTGTTGGCCCCATCATTTCAGGCAATGAGGTCCATTTGGTGAAAATCGTGGATGTGCGTCCGCCCGAGGATCCAGCTGTACGCGCCCGACACATCCTGTTCCGCGCCGCCGACGGCGATGCCGAAGCACGTGCTGCTGCTCGCCAGGAAGCCAATGATGTGCGTCGTCGCATCCTGGCTGGTGAAGACTTCGCGGACATGGCCCGGGAGTTCGGGGACGATGGCACATCGGCCCGTGGGGGCGACCTTGGATGGTTCGGCCCCGGCCGGATGGTAGCGGAATTTGAAGAAGCCGCCTTCGATGCTCCGGTCGGGCGCCTGGTCGGCCCGGTCGAAACCGATTTCGGGTACCACCTCATCGAGGTAACGGAGCGTGCCACGGTGGAAGCTCAGATCGCTGACTTCGCCCTCCCGCTGCGTGCCAGCGTGGCTACCCTGAACACGGCACAAGGTACGCTGGATGATCTGCAGTACTTTGCCTCGGAAGAAGGCGACTTTGCGGCCGAGTCCGAGCGCCGGGGACTCCAGGTCCAGGTGGTGCAGGTGGAAGAGGAGCAACAGTTCATCCCCGGAATCGGCAACAGCCGTGCTTTGCAGACTTTCCTGGAAACCGCCAAGGAGGGCGCCGTTACGGAGGTCATAGAACTGAACGACGTGTTCCTGGTCGCACAGCTGGATGGTATCACGGAAGCCGGCTACCAGTCTTTCGAGGACGTCAAGGCCCAGTTGGAGCCCCGACTGCGCAATGAATTGAAAGCCGACGCACAGGAAGCCCGTCTGCAGGCCGCCCTGGATGCCTCGGGATTTGACGGTGCCGCCGCCGCGGTGGGTGTGCCTCTCCGCACGGCAGAGTCCATCGGATTCGCCAATATGGTTGTACCCGGAATCGGACGCGATCCCAAGTTCGTGGGAACGGCCTTTGGACTGGCCGAGGGTGAGGTCAGCCCGGTCATCCAGGGTGAAACAGCCGTCTATGTACTCCGCGTGACCGGTGTCAACGAGGCGCCTCCCATGGAGCCATCACAAATGGAGTCCACTCGCCAGCAGTTGTTGACCCAGCGTCAGAACCAGGTTCGCCAGCAGTGGCTTACGACGCTCCGGGAGTCAGCAGACATCACCGACAACCGCCGTCTGTTCCTTCAGTAA